From the Clavibacter phaseoli genome, one window contains:
- a CDS encoding ABC transporter permease encodes MPTRPLRVGWGGLVAALPALALLVWFLLRPLAGLVIDSLHRTVLGVREGGLTLDNYAALVTDDRLRASLVTTVLLSVGVTVVTLAICTPAAITLARSGPRTSALVDAVLVFPLAFPGIVIGFFVIVMLGRNGLLSQAIEAVTGDPGGRWAYTAGGLAAAYVYFCIPRVIGTLRGAASGLDPELTAVAASLGAFPARVAWSVTMPLLRGPLLAAAGVCMATSLGAYGTAATLSEGIRVLPLDVADALYNQGDQGLAAALSVVLALLAVLSLVLCAVGARIVDGRGARTGGASDALVASAAPVAVQPAASAAPTPGAAAAPAAAGRGIR; translated from the coding sequence GTGCCCACGCGACCCCTCCGGGTCGGCTGGGGCGGCCTCGTCGCCGCCCTCCCCGCCCTCGCGCTCCTCGTCTGGTTCCTGCTGCGGCCCCTCGCGGGTCTCGTGATCGACTCGCTGCACCGCACGGTCCTCGGGGTGCGCGAGGGCGGGCTCACCCTCGACAACTACGCGGCGCTCGTGACCGACGACCGGCTCCGCGCCTCCCTCGTCACCACGGTGCTGCTGTCCGTCGGCGTCACCGTCGTGACGCTCGCGATCTGCACGCCCGCCGCCATCACGCTCGCCCGATCCGGGCCACGCACGTCCGCGCTCGTGGACGCCGTGCTCGTCTTCCCGCTCGCGTTCCCGGGCATCGTCATCGGCTTCTTCGTCATCGTCATGCTCGGCCGCAACGGCCTGCTGTCGCAGGCGATCGAGGCGGTCACGGGCGATCCCGGCGGGCGCTGGGCCTACACGGCCGGCGGGCTCGCGGCGGCGTACGTCTACTTCTGCATCCCGCGCGTCATCGGCACGCTGCGCGGCGCCGCGTCGGGGCTGGATCCCGAGCTGACCGCCGTCGCCGCGTCGCTCGGCGCGTTCCCCGCCCGCGTCGCGTGGTCGGTGACGATGCCGCTGCTGCGCGGGCCGCTCCTCGCGGCGGCCGGCGTCTGCATGGCGACCTCGCTCGGGGCGTACGGCACGGCCGCGACGCTGTCCGAGGGGATCCGCGTGCTGCCGCTCGACGTGGCCGACGCGCTCTACAACCAGGGCGACCAGGGCCTCGCGGCCGCGCTCTCCGTGGTGCTCGCGCTGCTCGCGGTGCTGTCGCTCGTGCTGTGCGCAGTCGGGGCGCGGATCGTCGACGGGCGCGGTGCCCGGACCGGCGGCGCGTCGGACGCGCTGGTCGCGTCGGCCGCGCCGGTCGCCGTGCAGCCCGCCGCCTCCGCGGCGCCCACACCCGGTGCCGCCGCCGCTCCCGCCGCCGCCGGCCGGGGGATCCGGTGA
- the rocD gene encoding ornithine--oxo-acid transaminase, which translates to MTDTLDRPAASDAGALAIHAEEAHAAHNYHPLPVVVASGQGAWVTDLDGRRLLDCLAAYSAVNFGHSHPDLVRAATEQLGRITLTSRAFHNDRLGPFVTALAELAGKDMVLPMNTGAEAVESGIKVARAWGYRVKGVAAGRAKIIVMAGNFHGRTTTIVSFSDDEEARADFGPFTPGFVTVPYGDAAALEAAIDGDTVAVLVEPIQGEAGIVVPPDGYLQDVRRICTREDVLFIADEIQSGLGRTGATFECDNAGVVPDLYLLGKALGGGIVPVSAVVGDADVLGVIQPGQHGSTFGGNPLAAAVGHAVVDMLASGEPQERARRLGAVLHARLADLVGHGVLAVRGRGLWAGIDIDPALATGRAVCERLAERGVLAKDTHGSTIRLAPPIVVEEDDLVWAVGQLAEVLTELGAR; encoded by the coding sequence ATGACCGACACCCTCGACCGCCCCGCCGCATCCGACGCCGGCGCCCTGGCCATCCACGCCGAGGAGGCGCACGCCGCGCACAACTACCACCCGCTGCCCGTCGTCGTCGCGTCCGGGCAGGGCGCCTGGGTCACCGACCTCGACGGCCGGCGCCTGCTCGACTGCCTCGCCGCCTACTCGGCCGTGAACTTCGGGCACTCGCACCCCGACCTCGTGCGGGCCGCGACCGAGCAGCTCGGGCGGATCACGCTCACGAGCCGCGCGTTCCACAACGACAGGCTGGGGCCCTTCGTCACGGCGCTCGCCGAGCTCGCGGGCAAGGACATGGTCCTGCCGATGAACACGGGCGCGGAGGCCGTGGAGTCCGGGATCAAGGTCGCGCGCGCCTGGGGCTACCGCGTGAAGGGCGTGGCCGCGGGCCGGGCGAAGATCATCGTGATGGCCGGGAACTTCCACGGCCGCACCACCACCATCGTGAGCTTCAGCGACGACGAGGAGGCGCGCGCCGACTTCGGGCCGTTCACCCCCGGGTTCGTGACCGTGCCGTACGGCGACGCCGCGGCGCTCGAGGCCGCGATCGACGGGGACACGGTCGCCGTGCTCGTGGAGCCGATCCAGGGCGAGGCGGGCATCGTCGTGCCGCCGGACGGCTACCTGCAGGACGTGCGGCGGATCTGCACGCGCGAGGACGTGCTGTTCATCGCCGACGAGATCCAGTCGGGACTCGGCCGCACGGGCGCGACCTTCGAGTGCGACAACGCCGGCGTCGTGCCGGACCTGTACCTCCTCGGCAAGGCGCTCGGCGGCGGCATCGTGCCCGTCTCCGCGGTCGTCGGGGACGCGGACGTGCTCGGCGTCATCCAGCCGGGGCAGCACGGATCGACGTTCGGCGGCAACCCGCTCGCCGCGGCCGTGGGCCACGCGGTGGTCGACATGCTCGCGTCGGGCGAGCCGCAGGAGCGCGCGCGTCGCCTCGGCGCCGTGCTGCACGCGCGGCTCGCGGACCTCGTCGGCCACGGCGTGCTGGCGGTGCGCGGTCGCGGTCTCTGGGCCGGCATCGACATCGACCCCGCGCTCGCGACCGGCCGCGCGGTCTGCGAGCGGCTCGCCGAGCGCGGCGTGCTCGCGAAGGACACGCACGGCTCCACGATCCGGCTCGCGCCGCCCATCGTGGTGGAGGAGGACGACCTCGTCTGGGCCGTCGGCCAGCTCGCCGAGGTGCTGACGGAGCTCGGGGCGCGCTGA
- the ddaH gene encoding dimethylargininase — MPSTLPRPTETAPGRTPVAKRVLMCRPDHFDVVYKINPWMDPAVPTDTSLAVRQWQTLYDAYVGLGFQVDLIDGIAGLPDMVYAANGGFTLDGIAYGAAFQHPERQPEGPAYMDWFREAGFDVRVPEQVNEGEGDILLVGDTILAGTGFRSDSTSHAEVARIFDREVVTLRLVNPSFYHLDTAIAVLDDTNIAYLPSAFDADSLDEIERRYPDAVEVSEQDASILGLNSYSDGFNVVIAEKAVGFEASLRERGYNPIGVDLSELLLGGGGVKCCTLELRK; from the coding sequence ATGCCCTCCACCCTCCCTCGGCCCACCGAGACCGCACCCGGTCGCACACCCGTCGCGAAGCGCGTGCTCATGTGCCGGCCGGACCACTTCGACGTGGTCTACAAGATCAACCCGTGGATGGATCCCGCCGTCCCGACCGACACGTCCCTCGCGGTCCGCCAGTGGCAGACCCTCTACGACGCGTACGTGGGCCTCGGCTTCCAGGTGGACCTCATCGACGGGATCGCCGGCCTGCCCGACATGGTCTACGCGGCCAACGGCGGCTTCACGCTCGACGGCATCGCGTACGGCGCCGCCTTCCAGCACCCGGAGCGCCAGCCCGAGGGCCCCGCGTACATGGACTGGTTCCGCGAGGCCGGCTTCGACGTCCGCGTGCCCGAGCAGGTCAACGAGGGCGAGGGCGACATCCTCCTCGTCGGCGACACCATCCTCGCCGGCACCGGCTTCCGCAGCGACAGCACCAGCCACGCCGAGGTGGCCCGGATCTTCGACCGCGAGGTCGTGACCCTGCGCCTCGTGAACCCGTCGTTCTACCACCTGGACACCGCGATCGCGGTGCTCGACGACACGAACATCGCCTACCTCCCGAGCGCGTTCGACGCGGACAGCCTCGACGAGATCGAGCGCCGCTACCCCGACGCCGTCGAGGTGAGCGAGCAGGACGCCTCGATCCTCGGCCTCAACTCCTACAGCGACGGCTTCAACGTCGTCATCGCCGAGAAGGCGGTCGGCTTCGAGGCGTCGCTGCGGGAGCGCGGCTACAACCCCATCGGCGTCGACCTGTCCGAGCTGCTGCTCGGCGGCGGCGGCGTGAAGTGCTGCACGCTCGAGCTGCGGAAGTAG
- a CDS encoding ABC transporter ATP-binding protein, whose amino-acid sequence MTLIDAPAATATAAAPVPALRLEGIGHRYGSTQAVADVSLEVAPGRVLALVGPSGCGKSTLLRLVAGLLTPSSGSLHLDGEDATRLRAERRRIGYVPQSYALFPHLSVRDNVAYGLRAQRVPRAERDERVDRALELTRMTAYADRSPAQLSGGQRQRVALARALAIRPRVLLLDEPLSALDPQLRDGMRRDLRRLLAEADCCTIIVTHDQAEALALADEVAVMRDGRLVQRDTVEGVWSRPADPFVAEFVAGAAALPARVADGELVLADDWRMPVAPFAVDGDVPADGACFAVVRPVGGASLHERPVAGSRPAVVVDVEPRGSSWALRLRLAGDGSGAVDGTELTVSSAVPHLPGHAVHLRLDAPGTTVHASPAAAPASPWPPAPARGRSRTRGRRA is encoded by the coding sequence ATGACCCTCATCGACGCCCCGGCCGCCACCGCGACCGCGGCCGCCCCCGTCCCCGCCCTGCGGCTGGAGGGGATCGGGCACCGCTACGGATCCACGCAGGCCGTCGCCGACGTGAGCCTCGAGGTCGCGCCCGGCCGCGTGCTCGCGCTCGTCGGCCCGAGCGGCTGCGGGAAGTCGACGCTGCTCCGGCTCGTGGCGGGCCTCCTCACGCCGTCGAGCGGATCCCTCCACCTCGACGGCGAGGACGCCACCCGCCTCCGCGCCGAGCGCCGCCGCATCGGCTACGTGCCGCAGTCGTACGCGCTGTTCCCGCACCTCAGCGTGCGCGACAACGTGGCGTACGGCCTCCGCGCGCAGCGGGTGCCGCGCGCCGAGCGGGACGAGCGGGTGGATCGCGCGCTCGAGCTCACGCGCATGACCGCGTACGCCGACCGCTCCCCCGCGCAGCTCTCCGGCGGCCAGCGCCAGCGCGTCGCGCTCGCCCGGGCCCTCGCGATCCGGCCGCGCGTGCTGCTCCTCGACGAGCCGCTCTCCGCGCTCGACCCGCAGCTGCGCGACGGCATGCGGCGCGACCTCCGACGCCTGCTCGCCGAGGCCGACTGCTGCACGATCATCGTCACGCACGACCAGGCCGAGGCGCTCGCGCTGGCCGACGAGGTGGCCGTGATGCGCGACGGGCGGCTCGTGCAGCGCGACACCGTCGAGGGCGTGTGGAGCCGGCCCGCGGATCCGTTCGTCGCCGAGTTCGTCGCGGGCGCCGCGGCGCTCCCCGCGCGCGTGGCCGACGGGGAGCTGGTGCTCGCGGACGACTGGCGCATGCCCGTCGCGCCCTTCGCCGTGGACGGCGACGTGCCCGCCGACGGCGCGTGCTTCGCGGTGGTCCGGCCGGTCGGCGGCGCGAGCCTGCACGAGCGGCCGGTCGCGGGATCCCGGCCCGCCGTGGTCGTGGACGTCGAGCCGCGCGGGTCGTCGTGGGCGCTCCGGCTGCGGCTCGCGGGCGACGGATCCGGCGCGGTCGACGGCACCGAGCTCACCGTCTCGAGCGCCGTCCCGCACCTGCCGGGGCACGCCGTGCACCTGCGGCTCGACGCGCCCGGCACCACCGTGCACGCATCCCCCGCCGCGGCACCCGCATCCCCCTGGCCGCCCGCGCCCGCGCGCGGCCGCTCCCGCACGAGAGGACGACGCGCATGA
- a CDS encoding MBL fold metallo-hydrolase, which translates to MTWTLDILGVAATAPVAGSAASGYLLRGPHGSVLVDCGPGIVRELAERGALDDLVAVVVTHRHADHALDLGALAFRLQFPRPRERRVPLFLPAESLDYVDSFDALIGIPTVPTLQAPLAQAFDVRGLDLATPAPFEVAPGLRLTAFAAHHAVPSASLRFEDAETGATIAFSSDTSDCPGLRAAAHEVDLLVCEATYLTATPQELEGHGHLTGRGAGGVASGARVGTLLVSHIADPALAPRILADAVEAAGPAVATLLARPGARFPLDRRTPTREPSADR; encoded by the coding sequence ATGACCTGGACCCTCGACATCCTCGGCGTGGCCGCCACCGCGCCCGTCGCCGGATCCGCCGCCAGCGGCTACCTGCTGCGCGGCCCGCACGGCTCGGTCCTGGTGGACTGCGGCCCCGGCATCGTGCGCGAGCTGGCCGAGCGCGGCGCCCTCGACGACCTGGTCGCCGTCGTCGTCACGCACCGGCACGCCGACCACGCGCTGGACCTCGGAGCGCTCGCGTTCCGCCTGCAGTTCCCGCGGCCGCGCGAGCGGCGCGTGCCGCTGTTCCTGCCCGCCGAGAGCCTCGACTACGTGGACTCCTTCGACGCGCTCATCGGGATCCCGACCGTGCCGACGCTGCAGGCCCCGCTGGCGCAGGCCTTCGACGTGCGCGGGCTCGACCTCGCGACGCCCGCGCCGTTCGAGGTCGCGCCAGGCCTCCGGCTCACGGCCTTCGCCGCGCACCACGCGGTGCCGAGCGCGTCGCTGCGCTTCGAGGACGCGGAGACGGGCGCGACGATCGCCTTCTCGAGCGACACCTCCGACTGCCCGGGCCTCCGGGCCGCGGCGCACGAGGTCGACCTGCTCGTCTGCGAGGCCACCTACCTCACGGCCACGCCGCAGGAGCTCGAGGGGCACGGGCACCTGACGGGCCGCGGCGCCGGCGGGGTCGCGTCGGGCGCCCGGGTGGGCACGCTCCTGGTCAGCCACATCGCGGACCCGGCGCTCGCCCCGCGGATCCTCGCCGACGCCGTCGAGGCCGCCGGACCCGCCGTGGCGACGCTGCTCGCCCGTCCGGGCGCGCGCTTCCCGCTCGACCGGCGGACCCCGACGCGGGAGCCGTCCGCCGACCGCTGA
- a CDS encoding ABC transporter permease: protein MSRRPGHRDRVGPAALALCVAFVLIPILGTIAVSVSPDASRGPLVGGITADWYAMAWELLRPRVGPTLAVTAVVLVLALVVVLPLCHALARRLVPGGAVVRQITMLPLAVPGVALGLALAASDPALRSSGALLVVGQLLIALPFLVAGLVPSLASPELVEAERVAATLGAGPVRRLVTITLPAIRLPLAAALLMAAALSIGEFNLSFFVVPPANQTAPFALYSAFTTQRLELGAAGSLLFGVALVPAAVAAALLARNALSRKEDA, encoded by the coding sequence GTGAGCCGCCGCCCCGGGCACCGCGACCGCGTCGGCCCCGCCGCCCTCGCGCTGTGCGTCGCGTTCGTGCTCATCCCGATCCTCGGGACCATCGCCGTCTCCGTCTCGCCCGACGCGTCCCGCGGGCCGCTCGTCGGCGGGATCACCGCGGACTGGTACGCGATGGCGTGGGAGCTGCTGCGCCCGCGCGTCGGCCCCACGCTCGCCGTGACCGCCGTCGTCCTCGTGCTCGCGCTCGTCGTCGTGCTGCCGCTCTGCCACGCGCTCGCCCGTCGGCTGGTGCCGGGCGGGGCGGTCGTGCGGCAGATCACGATGCTCCCGCTCGCGGTGCCGGGCGTCGCGCTCGGCCTCGCGCTCGCGGCGTCGGATCCCGCGCTCCGCTCGAGCGGCGCCCTCCTCGTGGTCGGCCAGCTGCTCATCGCGCTGCCGTTCCTCGTGGCCGGGCTCGTGCCGTCGCTCGCGTCACCGGAGCTCGTCGAGGCGGAGCGCGTGGCCGCGACCCTCGGCGCGGGACCCGTGCGGCGGCTCGTGACGATCACGCTGCCGGCGATCCGCCTCCCGCTCGCGGCGGCGCTCCTCATGGCCGCGGCGCTGTCCATCGGCGAGTTCAACCTCAGCTTCTTCGTGGTGCCGCCCGCGAACCAGACCGCGCCGTTCGCGCTCTACTCCGCCTTCACCACCCAGCGGCTCGAGCTCGGCGCCGCGGGATCCCTGCTCTTCGGCGTGGCCCTCGTGCCCGCCGCCGTCGCCGCCGCCCTGCTGGCGCGCAACGCCCTCTCCCGGAAGGAGGACGCATGA
- a CDS encoding EamA family transporter produces the protein MTSPGDPADPAGAHPGSAPGTTPAGVEAAVVDAAGSTEAAAPDAPGARATAAGAALQVGTIVSVSLGSSLAGLVIPAVGPVLVVAARQVMMAALVLPVARPRIHRMTRAQLVPAVMLGLALSLMNLSYYAAVDRLGLGIAATIEFLGPLSIALLASRRLLDAACALVAAAGVVVLTGLEGRIDLIGLVCGATAAVTWAGYIVFTRRVAERLPGFQGIAVASIVSLVVLVPWALLTLDVAALDGRILGLLVAIGLLSSAVPYSLDTVILRRITPRLFAVLTSLSPVVAAILGVIVLRETLSPVQLGAIVVVCVAAGVAIATRAPSGPAAPRAPRGRRTRSRPAAS, from the coding sequence GTGACCAGCCCCGGAGACCCCGCCGACCCCGCGGGCGCGCACCCGGGATCCGCCCCCGGCACCACCCCGGCCGGCGTCGAGGCCGCGGTCGTAGACGCGGCGGGATCCACCGAGGCCGCCGCGCCGGATGCGCCGGGCGCCCGCGCCACCGCCGCGGGCGCCGCGCTGCAGGTCGGCACCATCGTGAGCGTCAGCCTCGGGTCGTCGCTCGCCGGGCTCGTGATCCCCGCGGTCGGCCCCGTCCTCGTCGTCGCCGCGCGGCAGGTCATGATGGCCGCGCTCGTGCTGCCCGTGGCGCGCCCCCGCATCCACCGCATGACGCGCGCGCAGCTCGTGCCCGCCGTGATGCTCGGCCTCGCGCTCTCGCTGATGAACCTCTCCTACTACGCCGCGGTCGACCGGCTCGGCCTCGGCATAGCCGCGACCATCGAGTTCCTCGGCCCGCTGTCGATCGCGCTGCTCGCGTCCCGCCGGCTGCTCGACGCGGCGTGCGCGCTCGTGGCGGCCGCGGGCGTCGTCGTGCTCACGGGCCTCGAGGGCCGGATCGACCTGATCGGCCTCGTCTGCGGCGCGACCGCGGCCGTCACCTGGGCCGGCTACATCGTCTTCACGCGGCGGGTGGCCGAGCGGCTGCCGGGCTTCCAGGGGATCGCGGTCGCCAGCATCGTGAGCCTCGTCGTGCTGGTGCCGTGGGCGCTCCTCACGCTCGACGTCGCGGCGCTCGACGGGCGGATCCTCGGCCTGCTCGTGGCGATCGGCCTGCTGTCGTCCGCCGTGCCCTACTCGCTCGACACCGTGATCCTCCGCCGCATCACCCCGCGGCTGTTCGCCGTGCTCACGAGCCTCAGCCCGGTGGTCGCGGCGATCCTGGGCGTGATCGTGCTGCGCGAGACGCTGTCGCCCGTGCAGCTCGGCGCGATCGTCGTCGTGTGCGTCGCCGCGGGCGTGGCCATCGCGACGCGGGCGCCGTCGGGACCCGCCGCGCCCCGCGCGCCGCGCGGACGCCGGACGCGATCGCGCCCGGCCGCGTCGTAG
- a CDS encoding DUF6226 family protein has translation MPAYVRPAIDAPPAIADDGLPYGSRWDATGTPAEDAYTRVSHLERFAPLHAVADALVAHLAATHAVTVVEGADPSLADPHPDAVRSVRLAPRDGAGRILTLEWTSFPGVMLHSGRRMAEAFPPCGCDACDDRWEDLADSLEEAVLRAAGQLPPPPEPFGELVH, from the coding sequence ATGCCCGCCTACGTCCGCCCCGCCATCGACGCGCCGCCCGCGATCGCCGACGACGGCCTCCCCTACGGATCGCGCTGGGACGCCACAGGCACCCCTGCTGAGGACGCCTACACTCGCGTGTCGCACCTCGAGCGGTTCGCGCCGCTGCACGCGGTGGCCGACGCGCTCGTCGCGCACCTCGCGGCGACGCACGCGGTGACGGTCGTGGAGGGCGCGGACCCGTCCCTCGCGGATCCGCACCCCGACGCCGTCCGCTCCGTCCGGCTCGCGCCGCGCGACGGGGCCGGCCGGATCCTCACGCTCGAGTGGACGTCGTTCCCCGGCGTGATGCTGCACTCCGGCCGGCGCATGGCCGAGGCGTTCCCGCCCTGCGGCTGCGACGCGTGCGACGACCGGTGGGAGGACCTCGCCGACTCCCTGGAGGAGGCGGTCCTCCGGGCCGCGGGCCAGCTGCCGCCGCCGCCCGAGCCGTTCGGCGAGCTCGTCCACTGA
- a CDS encoding extracellular solute-binding protein — protein sequence MSSLRTRVAATAIAAVAALTLAGCTSASTGTGSSAAPGSGDTSAGTLITYNSPSSFANFGALLQQFGSEQSVAAPSDTKNSGQALAALVAEQAAPQADAVYLGIAFGPKAVEAGVTEAYEPAGFDAIPDGLKDPEGRWFAVHTGAIAFICNTEALGDVPCPTSWADLLEPEYQGMTGYLDPSQAAVGYSVAAAVNLAMGGTIDDFGPGIDYLRQLKANGAVTPVQTATAKVVQGEIPILIDADFNGYAAKYNDGAPLDVVIPAEGSLQVPYIAALVKGAPHPELAKAWLDYLLSDQGQSTLAGGYVRPISGDVPADVADKVESAEDFARAQVVDYAALAEAQAGFVTRYQAEVR from the coding sequence ATGTCCTCGCTCCGCACCCGCGTCGCCGCCACGGCCATCGCCGCCGTCGCCGCGCTCACCCTGGCCGGCTGCACCTCGGCCAGCACCGGCACCGGATCCTCGGCCGCCCCGGGCTCCGGCGACACCTCCGCTGGCACGCTCATCACCTACAACTCCCCCTCCTCCTTCGCGAACTTCGGCGCGCTGCTCCAGCAGTTCGGATCCGAGCAGTCGGTCGCCGCGCCCAGCGACACCAAGAACTCCGGCCAGGCGCTCGCCGCGCTCGTGGCCGAGCAGGCCGCGCCCCAGGCCGACGCCGTCTACCTCGGGATCGCGTTCGGGCCGAAGGCCGTCGAGGCCGGCGTGACCGAGGCCTACGAGCCCGCCGGCTTCGACGCGATCCCCGACGGCCTCAAGGATCCCGAGGGTCGCTGGTTCGCCGTGCACACGGGCGCCATCGCCTTCATCTGCAACACCGAGGCGCTCGGCGACGTCCCCTGCCCCACCAGCTGGGCGGATCTGCTCGAGCCGGAGTACCAGGGGATGACCGGGTACCTCGACCCGTCGCAGGCCGCCGTCGGCTACTCGGTCGCCGCGGCCGTGAACCTCGCCATGGGCGGGACGATCGACGACTTCGGCCCCGGCATCGACTACCTGCGGCAGCTCAAGGCCAACGGCGCGGTGACGCCCGTGCAGACCGCCACGGCCAAGGTCGTGCAGGGCGAGATCCCGATCCTCATCGACGCCGACTTCAACGGCTACGCGGCGAAGTACAACGACGGCGCGCCGCTCGACGTCGTGATCCCCGCCGAGGGCTCCCTCCAGGTGCCGTACATCGCGGCGCTCGTGAAGGGCGCCCCGCACCCGGAGCTCGCCAAGGCGTGGCTCGACTACCTGCTCTCCGACCAGGGCCAGTCGACGCTCGCCGGCGGATACGTGCGGCCGATCTCGGGCGACGTGCCCGCGGACGTCGCGGACAAGGTCGAGAGCGCGGAGGACTTCGCGCGCGCGCAGGTCGTCGACTACGCCGCCCTCGCCGAGGCGCAGGCCGGCTTCGTCACCCGGTACCAGGCGGAGGTCCGCTAG
- a CDS encoding Lrp/AsnC family transcriptional regulator translates to MDNLDHRIIDLLRQNGRAGYGDIGGTVGLSASAVKRRVDRLVADGVIRGFTIQVDPAVDGLSTEAYVELFCRGTVAPDELRRILQGVPEVVDAGTVTGDADAIVRIRSRDIPSLEDALEKVRLAPNVDHTRSAIVLSRLVNRTLE, encoded by the coding sequence ATGGACAACCTCGACCACCGGATCATCGACCTCCTCCGCCAGAACGGACGCGCGGGGTACGGGGACATCGGCGGGACGGTGGGCCTCTCGGCCAGCGCGGTGAAGCGACGGGTCGACCGGCTGGTGGCCGACGGCGTGATCCGCGGCTTCACGATCCAGGTCGACCCCGCGGTCGACGGCCTCAGCACCGAGGCCTACGTGGAGCTCTTCTGCCGCGGGACGGTCGCGCCCGACGAGCTGCGCCGGATCCTCCAGGGCGTGCCCGAGGTGGTGGACGCGGGCACCGTCACGGGCGACGCGGACGCCATCGTCCGGATCCGCTCCCGCGACATCCCGAGCCTCGAGGACGCCCTCGAGAAGGTGCGCCTCGCCCCGAACGTCGACCACACGCGCAGCGCGATCGTGCTGTCGCGGCTGGTGAACCGGACGCTCGAGTAG
- a CDS encoding GntR family transcriptional regulator, which translates to MDPAPGYRIDPGQAAPPYEQLRAEIARRASDGELPVGSRLPTVRALAEQAGVAVNTVARAYKELEADGVIETRGRAGSFVAAQDDVPAALRAAAVAYAQLAGRLGVADDEARRVVDAALAAG; encoded by the coding sequence ATGGATCCCGCGCCCGGCTATCGCATCGACCCGGGCCAGGCGGCCCCGCCCTACGAGCAGCTCCGCGCGGAGATCGCGCGCCGGGCCTCCGACGGCGAGCTGCCGGTCGGTTCGCGGCTGCCGACCGTGCGGGCGCTCGCGGAGCAGGCCGGCGTCGCCGTGAACACGGTGGCGCGGGCCTACAAGGAGCTCGAGGCCGACGGGGTCATCGAGACGCGCGGTCGCGCCGGGTCGTTCGTCGCCGCGCAGGACGACGTGCCCGCCGCGCTCCGGGCGGCGGCGGTCGCGTACGCGCAGCTCGCCGGCCGCCTGGGCGTGGCGGACGACGAGGCGCGCCGGGTGGTGGACGCGGCGCTCGCGGCCGGCTGA